From Kiritimatiellia bacterium, a single genomic window includes:
- the groES gene encoding co-chaperone GroES — protein MKIQPLGDRVLVEPKKEAEVKKGGIIIPDTAKEKPQEGVVIAVGTGKLNEKGEKIPFNVKKGDTVLMPKYGGTEIKIDGKEYQIIREEDILGIIEE, from the coding sequence ATGAAGATCCAACCGTTGGGTGATCGCGTCCTGGTCGAGCCCAAGAAAGAGGCCGAAGTCAAAAAGGGCGGGATCATCATTCCCGACACGGCGAAGGAAAAGCCCCAGGAGGGCGTCGTCATCGCCGTCGGTACGGGCAAACTGAATGAAAAGGGTGAGAAGATCCCCTTCAACGTCAAGAAGGGGGACACCGTGCTGATGCCCAAGTATGGCGGCACGGAGATCAAAATCGACGGAAAGGAATATCAAATCATCCGCGAGGAGGACATCCTCGGGATCATCGAGGAATAA